One genomic segment of Bacteroidota bacterium includes these proteins:
- a CDS encoding T9SS type A sorting domain-containing protein translates to MLRRLGMATVFVFGGLLVQPATASSSIPCDEAETLAALIACVLEGMPRADTEGFVIPDPALSTAWHAVVAAMRSGACNAADLPAVLADAGYILTDFVSDTAAYCVLYEGSDTNLDGSVDRGWGTLIVNLQPRRLVDIQIAHPLNDSNTGTQGISLFERTGARAFLMAGTHRRANAATSTCQSSFKIADAAHNTNLPFHWIAAAMQAEDSTRNVVATSLQFHGMASSSCVGVDVYLTQGSGTLALDTAGALMGLQTALVDKWSTWQVTIPGDAPTCNLSGGSNVQGRLKNGVPAEQVCTQAAVVSDISGTFIHIEQKIAFRDPLDWVGALEEVFPEVQQVAIEQPGEVAEAMSQEVFGSVYPNPFGSQTTIFVETHRSQTIVLTLYDLLGRQRRVVHEGWLRAGEPLRIPFYQTDLPAGFYVLHIVGERQHHLLPLLAR, encoded by the coding sequence ATGCTGAGAAGGCTGGGAATGGCTACGGTGTTTGTGTTTGGAGGGCTGTTGGTGCAGCCGGCGACCGCTTCCTCGTCTATCCCATGCGACGAGGCAGAGACCCTTGCTGCGCTGATTGCCTGTGTGCTTGAGGGCATGCCACGAGCGGACACGGAAGGGTTTGTGATACCGGATCCAGCATTGTCCACTGCATGGCATGCAGTTGTTGCAGCCATGCGGTCAGGCGCGTGTAATGCTGCTGACCTGCCAGCTGTGTTGGCAGATGCCGGATATATCCTCACAGACTTTGTTAGCGATACAGCAGCATACTGCGTGCTGTACGAAGGCTCGGATACAAATTTGGATGGAAGTGTTGATCGGGGCTGGGGGACGTTGATCGTAAATTTGCAACCACGCCGCCTTGTTGACATACAGATTGCCCATCCCTTGAACGATTCAAATACGGGTACACAAGGCATCTCGCTTTTTGAACGGACGGGCGCAAGGGCGTTTCTGATGGCCGGCACCCACCGGCGCGCCAACGCAGCCACCAGTACGTGCCAGTCTTCTTTTAAAATTGCCGACGCCGCTCACAATACCAACCTGCCTTTCCATTGGATTGCAGCTGCAATGCAAGCAGAAGACAGTACACGCAATGTCGTTGCTACCAGCCTACAATTTCATGGTATGGCTTCATCCAGTTGTGTCGGCGTGGATGTATACCTGACACAAGGATCGGGCACGCTGGCTTTGGATACTGCCGGGGCGCTTATGGGTTTGCAAACTGCGCTTGTAGATAAGTGGTCAACGTGGCAGGTAACCATTCCCGGGGATGCGCCAACCTGTAATCTCTCTGGTGGCAGCAATGTGCAGGGCCGGCTCAAAAACGGGGTGCCGGCAGAACAGGTCTGCACGCAAGCAGCTGTTGTAAGTGATATCAGCGGTACCTTTATCCATATTGAGCAGAAAATAGCATTCCGGGATCCCCTTGATTGGGTAGGTGCTTTGGAAGAGGTCTTTCCAGAAGTTCAACAGGTGGCTATTGAGCAACCTGGTGAGGTTGCTGAAGCCATGTCGCAGGAAGTGTTTGGTAGCGTTTATCCCAATCCTTTTGGATCGCAAACCACTATTTTTGTTGAAACGCACCGGTCTCAAACGATAGTGCTTACGCTGTACGACCTCCTCGGACGCCAGCGCCGTGTTGTACATGAAGGGTGGTTACGCGCCGGCGAGCCCCTTCGCATTCCTTTCTATCAGACAGATTTGCCGGCCGGGTTTTATGTATTACATATAGTTGGCGAGCGCCAACATCATTTGCTGCCTTTGCTTGCGAGGTGA